The genomic segment AAGAATTCTTCAATACTTTCTTTTCTATCATTAATTTTCCCTCCTTATATTTAACTATATTATTATTTATTTAAAAATAAAAAGCCCTATCTAGATAGATAAGGCTGAAATACTTATTTATTTAGTTCACCATTAACTCCAATTGTTACTACTTCTATATTCAAATTACTTTCTGCTTCAACCAGTGCTTCTTTTACTATTTTAACTAATCCGCTACAACAGGGAACCTCCATGCGGGCTATAGTAATACTATTTAGGTTATTATTTGCAATAATTGCTGATAACTTATTGACATAACTAGAAGCATTATCAAGTTTAGGACATCCCATTACTGCTATTTTATCTTTTAATAATTGTTGGTGATAATCACCATAAGCTGCTGGAACACAGTCTGCTGTTACTAATAAATTAGCATTTTCAAAATAAGGTGCTTCAGACGGCAATAAATGAATCTGAATGGGCCAGTTCTGTAATTGAGACTTAACTGTTACTTCATTATCTTGGTTTTCTTCTGTTTCCTTATTCATAACTTTTATTTTACTTCCAGGACAACTACAGCTAGATTCTTTCATTTTTTTGACATGCTCCTCAGTTGCTTCAGGATCAAATTCCTTAGCTGCTCTTTTTTCTATTGTTAAAGCTCCAGTAGGACAATTTCCAATACAGTCCCCTAAGCCATCACAGAATACTTCATTAACCAATTTTGCTTTACCATCAACAATCTTCAAAGCTCCTTCTTCACAGTCAACAACACAGTTACCACAACCATTACATTCTTCTTCATTGATTTTGATAATCGGTCTTTTTTTCATTATTATCACACTCCTGTTATATTATTATTAAATCTGATTAATATCTTTTCTATTTTTATAATATCTGTTTTGTAATTAACTTTCTGTTAAGTTCATCACAGAAGATTAATTAAATAGATTATTCTTTATTATTTTTATTGATAATAATGAGTAAAGTACCGGTATCAAATTTAATCGAAGCTTTCTTATCACGAATAATATTACTTAGTCCTAAGGTATTTCCTCGATAAAATGTTGTACCATCTAATTCATATTCAAAACCTGAAAGATGAATATTAGTTACCTTTTTAGTCAATGGTAATAAAGAAATAGTTCGGTTAATCTTGTTTTTGATAATCTTATTATCCTTTATTACTTCAATTATTTCTTCTGAACTTACTAATTTTATAGTAATATCTGATTGATGCAATCCCTCCAATAAATAAAGATTACCTAAAGAATGATCAAATCTTCCACCTAAGGCTGCAAAAATAATTATCTTCTTATATCCCTTTTTAATTAATTCTTCTATAACAAGCTGAGTATCAGTCTTATTCTTTCTAGCAGGATACTGCTGCCATTCTACATTTTGATTACGGTAATATTTAAGTATTTGTGAAGAAATCGAATCCAAATCTCCTAAAATTAAGTTAGGTTCAATTCCTAATCGATATGTATACTCTGTTCCTCCATCAGCACAAACAATAAAATCATCATTATTAATGTAATCTTGATAAAACTTATCCCGTCCTTTTAATTCGCCATTAGCAAATAAAATAACTCGCTTCATTCTCTCACTTCCTTATTTAGTAGCAATAAAGCTTGATGATGATTTAACCAAAAAGATCATAACAATAATTGTAATTAAAATTTCTGGCAGCATATAACTAGCATTATAACCTAAAGAATATAGCCAGACATTCTGTCCTTTTGGAGTATACTCTCCAAAAAAGATAACTCCAGAGATAATATGTATCAAAAGCCGAAATCCCCCGGCTAATATAACACTACTAAAGATCAATATTCCATTTTCTTTTAAGTTATTCTTATCGATCCAGTTATGAATTATTCCTGCTAATCCTAAACTACCAAAAGCTACTGGATAATCCAAAATGGCCTGTAAGGGATAAAATATTTTAGCTCCCAATATCAACTGGAGAATTCCATACATACCTCCTAATGTAATCCCTTCTTTTAACCCCCAACGCAGAGCAATAAAAAAGATAGGAATCATCTCTAATGAAACAGAACCACCTTGAGGTAATTGATAAATACGGACAAAATTTAGGATTGTAGCTAAAGCCAATGCAATTCCTAATTCAGTTAATCTTCTTACTTTTTGATCATTCATATAAATTTCCTCCCTAATATTTAATTATTATAGAAAGTGAATAAAAATAAAGAAACACAACTCCCACAGGAGAGTTGTGTTTTAAAATTAAAGACAACTTTCCTGCGCTAGTACTAACCAGATCAGGTTCAAAGGGTCAAGAGATTCCATCCCTTTCTCAGCCCTAACAGAGCTCCCCTAGTTTTTAAGATTAATATTTAATTTTTAGTTATTAAAATTATAACAGATTAAATACGAATTTGCAACCATACAATTTTTTAGTTATTATTGTTTGCAATTTTCTTACTTTTATTCATAATCCTGTCTATCACTGTTAAAATAGAAACTCCTTCTAACCAAAAATCTTCATAATTCTTATTAATTACATTTTGTATTTTATTTTCGCATTTAGCTTTATCAAAACCACTGGGACTTTCTACAACTCCGCGCTTGTTATAGCTTAATAACTGCTCTTTTAATCGAACCCTTAACTTTACTTCTTCTCTCCACAGAGATTCTAAAGGTAGATAAGCTGGCAATATCTTTAACTTCTTAGCTATAAATAAATTCTTCTGCTGATTAAGAAACTTAGCAAACTTATAAGCCGCTTTAGTATGATCATCCCCTTTATACTCCTGCTGTCTAAAGAGAAGTAAACCAGCCACATCTACAGGTACTTTCTTCGCTTCAAGATTCTTTGTAGGTAAGGGCAGTAAAGTTAATTTAACATCTGATTCTTCTTTATTCTTTTGATAGAAGTTATTCAACAGCCATATATTAACCGGAGCAATAACGCCTGCTTTCTGCTGCCAGAAGTTAGGTAACATTTTTTTATTCATTTCCTCTGGTTCTCTAGGAAAAACCTCATTACTGCGTAGATCATCTAAGAACTCAAAAGCCTGTTTTAAGTCATCACTAGTAAAGGCTAAGTTTCCTTTCGAAGTTACTAATCTATCTTTTCCGTTAGCACTTAATAATTGATAAAATAACTTAGGGTTATAGGGATTAAAAATAATTGAAGTATTCTTATCCAAATCTGCAATTTCTGATGCTATTTGTTGGAACTCTCCCCATGTCCAACCATTCTTTTCTATCTGATCTACTGTTGAATTTGTCTTACTAAATAGTTTTTGATTCCCAGCCCAGACCTGCGGTTTAATCCAGTTGGGCAGCCCCCAGACCTGCTGATTATACGTAAAGGCCTTAAGCCCTACTTTGTTGTACTTATCTCTTTCCGATTCTTCTTTCTGCTTAAAAAAGATATTAACAGGAATCTGCAACTTTTTATTCATTAATTTATTACCAAAAATACCGTGGTAGATATCAGGAGGATTTCCCGCTTCCAGACTATTCTTTAGTTTATCTCGTCCTTCAATAAAAGATAATAGCTTATAATTTACTTTGATATTTGGATACATATCATTAAATTCACTAATTGCCTCTTTTAAAAAGTTTTCATATTCTTTTTCTTGGCCAATAAAAAGAGGATAATCCCAGTAAGTAATTTCATACTCTTTTTTAGAATCTAACTGTACTTTAGGATCAATCTTAAAACCTTTCTGTCCTTCATAATTAAAATAAAAAGTTAAAGCTCCAGTTGTAATTATTATCAACAGTACCATTCCAACCAATAGCAGCCAATTTACATCAGAAAAGAATTTCTTCAACACACCTATACTATCCCCTTTCTTACTTGAGATTTAAGATGTAAAAAGTATTTTGATCGGCTGTTAGATCATCCTGTAAACCGTAGATATACTTAAACTCTTTTATAGCTTTTTCTGTACTATCGCCAAATCTTCCATCAGTATAGCCTGGATCAAATCCATACTCTCTAAGCTTCTCCTGGAATAACAGAACATCCTTTCCAGTCTGGCCCGGACGAAGATTATGAGTAATCTTGATTGGATCCCGTTTACCGATAATCTTGACTCTAGTACCAATATCCACCCAGGAGTAGAGTATCTTTACATGACGGTTGTACATTCTAATACAGCCGTGGCTGGCAGCCGTACCGATAGATCCCGGCTTGTTGGTACCATGAATACCAAAGATACCCCAGGGCACATTCAGCCTCATCCAGCGAACTCCAAAACCGCCGCCCCAGTGGGCATCTTTGGCAATTATTGCCCATTCACCAATAGGTGATTTAGTTGAAGGTTTTCCTACTGCTACTGGAAATTCATGATAAGGTTCGCCGTCAGAATAAACTGTCATCTTCTTTTTATAAGTATCAATTAGAAGAAAGACCTCACCTTCAGGAGCTTCTAAATCATCACTGGAGGCTTCAGTTATCTTCTCCCCTTTTTTAAGCTTATGGGCTATCTGCTGCCAGATCGATTCGTTTACCACCCCTGTAGTTGGAAGATCATTTGCTTTCTGAAACTCTTTTACTGCCAAATATGTACTCCAATTATAAGTTGAATTTAACTGCTGATCATAGAATCCTAACTTCTTTAGCTCTCTCTGTAATTCCCAAATATCATTGCCTTCCATTCGGGATTCAGTTAATTTTAACTGACGGTACTCTTGACAACTACAGGAAGTTTCTGCATCTTCAGCTAAAACTGATGATGAAAAGATAAAAAGCATTACTATCAAAAGTATACTTATTTTCTTTAAGCTCAATTTCAACCTCCTTTCTTGCCTAAACCTCTTTAGCTAGCTAATCCTTGGTATTAAATGAATACGTAATAAAAAATTAAAATATACTATTAACCCGAAATAAATTAAGTTATAAAAATCAAAGAACTCTTTTTATTTTCTGTTTAAACTTTCTAAAGGGATTATCAATGTAAAATAGAATAGCTCCAAGTATGATAAAGATAAAGTTAGTTAACCAGGCAGCTACTAACGGAGAAAAGACTTCATTACGTCCTAGAGAACGGCTTAATGATAATAAGAGATAGTAAAAAAAGATAATTATAATAGTAAACAGAATATTAACTCCTTTGCTATTTTTACCTTTGATGCTTAAAATCGAACCTACTAAAATAAAAATTAGCGCTGAAAACGGCATAGCAAACTTCAAATGGTATTCTACTAATAACGAATTCGGATCTGCTCCAATCTTCTTTAAAAACTCTATCTCTTCTTTTAATTCCTTTATACTCATTTCCGATGGAGACTGCTGGTCAGCAAATCTATTAATATTTGCTTTAAATCCAACAGTTATATCTTTAAATTTATCTTTATTTATTAGATTACCATCATTATTATATTTATAAATATATCCCTCATTTAATTCCCATTTATTATCCTTATAGACTCTCCCTTTATTAGCCATAATAATATTAGGATAATCCTGTTTACTATCAAGTTCATAAATAACAATATCCTTTACAGTAGATTGACTTTCATTATATTTTCCTATATAGAAAAGTTTATTTCTAGTACCCTTAAAGAAGATATTTTCTTTGATTTCAGGCATCCGGGACTTTAAAACAGTTTCATTCATAATAACCTGGAATCTTTTATTTGAAAAGGGAACCACTTTTTCATTTAATAGGTAATTTCCTCCACTGATTATTAATCCTAAAATTATTAAAGGGAGTATTAATCTATAAATACTGATTGACCCCATCCGTAAAGCCGTAATTTCATTATCCTTACTTAACCGACCTAAGCCTATAATAGTAGCAAATAAAACTGACATAGGAATTGCTCTTACAATAATAGTAGGTAACTTATAAATAAGTAATTTTAATACCGAACTTAATGCTACTTTTCTGATAATAATTAAATCAGTTAGTTCAAATAAAAAGGAACTTAACATTATAATTGAAATAATAATTAATCCAATTAAAAATAGTATAGTTACCTCTTTCAGTATGTATTTATCAATTAATTTAATAGGTATCATCCTTCAAGAATCTCCTTTTTACAGGCCATAGCTTTAATCTGGAAATAACTTATCTCTTCCGGTAGTGCTTCTTTTATCGGTTTTAATCTATCATTACTACTTTCTTCTATCTTCTCTAAAATCAACTGCCGGTATTGAGCAGGTACAAATGAATCTAAATCTACTTCCTGTCCTTCCTCAGCTGCTCTAATTATATGATTCTGCACAGTAGTTAAGGCCAAATCTCTCATCTCAGCTATCTCTTCTAAGTTATTATCTGACTGATATAATTTATAACTTTTCATATAGCTCTTTAACTCTTTATTCTTGATTATCTTATCTTTCTCTTGTTTTATTCTTGTCTTTTCCCGATCAATGTCTTTATTTACACAGTACTGATTAATCTTTTCTAGGAATTGAAAACCATATTTTTTAAATTTAATTTTTCCCATCCCGCTAACCTTCATCATTTCTTCCTTATTAGAAGGAAGTTTCTCAACCATATCCTGAAGAGTGCTATCATGAAAAATGACAAAGGGAGCTACCCTCTCCTCGGCAGCTATCTCTTTTCTTAACCTCCGCAAGATATCAAAGAGTTCATTATCCTCAGAAATCTTTTCTGTCTCTTTTCTAACTATCCGTTTTACTTTCTTTTCATCCTGTAAAACAGAATAGGCCTTATCAGTAAGTTTAGTTACTGAATACTTTCCTTCAGTTAGGTAAATATAACCTTCTGCCACTAAGAACTTAATTAAGTTCTTGATTTCTTTAATGGTATATTCAGGCATTATTCCATAGGTAGATAGTTCATTCAGGTCTAACTCCAGAATAGCTTTGCTTTTTGAACCGC from the Acetohalobium arabaticum DSM 5501 genome contains:
- a CDS encoding ATP-binding protein, giving the protein MKKRPIIKINEEECNGCGNCVVDCEEGALKIVDGKAKLVNEVFCDGLGDCIGNCPTGALTIEKRAAKEFDPEATEEHVKKMKESSCSCPGSKIKVMNKETEENQDNEVTVKSQLQNWPIQIHLLPSEAPYFENANLLVTADCVPAAYGDYHQQLLKDKIAVMGCPKLDNASSYVNKLSAIIANNNLNSITIARMEVPCCSGLVKIVKEALVEAESNLNIEVVTIGVNGELNK
- a CDS encoding thiamine diphosphokinase, whose amino-acid sequence is MKRVILFANGELKGRDKFYQDYINNDDFIVCADGGTEYTYRLGIEPNLILGDLDSISSQILKYYRNQNVEWQQYPARKNKTDTQLVIEELIKKGYKKIIIFAALGGRFDHSLGNLYLLEGLHQSDITIKLVSSEEIIEVIKDNKIIKNKINRTISLLPLTKKVTNIHLSGFEYELDGTTFYRGNTLGLSNIIRDKKASIKFDTGTLLIIINKNNKE
- the thiT gene encoding energy-coupled thiamine transporter ThiT — encoded protein: MNDQKVRRLTELGIALALATILNFVRIYQLPQGGSVSLEMIPIFFIALRWGLKEGITLGGMYGILQLILGAKIFYPLQAILDYPVAFGSLGLAGIIHNWIDKNNLKENGILIFSSVILAGGFRLLIHIISGVIFFGEYTPKGQNVWLYSLGYNASYMLPEILITIIVMIFLVKSSSSFIATK
- a CDS encoding ABC transporter substrate-binding protein; this translates as MLKKFFSDVNWLLLVGMVLLIIITTGALTFYFNYEGQKGFKIDPKVQLDSKKEYEITYWDYPLFIGQEKEYENFLKEAISEFNDMYPNIKVNYKLLSFIEGRDKLKNSLEAGNPPDIYHGIFGNKLMNKKLQIPVNIFFKQKEESERDKYNKVGLKAFTYNQQVWGLPNWIKPQVWAGNQKLFSKTNSTVDQIEKNGWTWGEFQQIASEIADLDKNTSIIFNPYNPKLFYQLLSANGKDRLVTSKGNLAFTSDDLKQAFEFLDDLRSNEVFPREPEEMNKKMLPNFWQQKAGVIAPVNIWLLNNFYQKNKEESDVKLTLLPLPTKNLEAKKVPVDVAGLLLFRQQEYKGDDHTKAAYKFAKFLNQQKNLFIAKKLKILPAYLPLESLWREEVKLRVRLKEQLLSYNKRGVVESPSGFDKAKCENKIQNVINKNYEDFWLEGVSILTVIDRIMNKSKKIANNNN
- a CDS encoding L,D-transpeptidase family protein, which gives rise to MSLKKISILLIVMLFIFSSSVLAEDAETSCSCQEYRQLKLTESRMEGNDIWELQRELKKLGFYDQQLNSTYNWSTYLAVKEFQKANDLPTTGVVNESIWQQIAHKLKKGEKITEASSDDLEAPEGEVFLLIDTYKKKMTVYSDGEPYHEFPVAVGKPSTKSPIGEWAIIAKDAHWGGGFGVRWMRLNVPWGIFGIHGTNKPGSIGTAASHGCIRMYNRHVKILYSWVDIGTRVKIIGKRDPIKITHNLRPGQTGKDVLLFQEKLREYGFDPGYTDGRFGDSTEKAIKEFKYIYGLQDDLTADQNTFYILNLK
- a CDS encoding LptF/LptG family permease, yielding MIPIKLIDKYILKEVTILFLIGLIIISIIMLSSFLFELTDLIIIRKVALSSVLKLLIYKLPTIIVRAIPMSVLFATIIGLGRLSKDNEITALRMGSISIYRLILPLIILGLIISGGNYLLNEKVVPFSNKRFQVIMNETVLKSRMPEIKENIFFKGTRNKLFYIGKYNESQSTVKDIVIYELDSKQDYPNIIMANKGRVYKDNKWELNEGYIYKYNNDGNLINKDKFKDITVGFKANINRFADQQSPSEMSIKELKEEIEFLKKIGADPNSLLVEYHLKFAMPFSALIFILVGSILSIKGKNSKGVNILFTIIIIFFYYLLLSLSRSLGRNEVFSPLVAAWLTNFIFIILGAILFYIDNPFRKFKQKIKRVL